One window from the genome of Phycisphaerales bacterium encodes:
- the flgA gene encoding flagellar basal body P-ring formation chaperone FlgA, whose amino-acid sequence MTRRRLAWLAAFVTVCVLAAAARGQEASSVALRTLVRVQAGAPVTLGDVAELRGEAAGLSAVGVVASGELKTGSLRVELSRVRELVEQNGREMIGRTSFSGSACVVRVATGTPGAMPVIEAAAPVEKKDAPKGETVRDHVRARIAQACGVDAADLRLNFEDGAEVLDMPTAGRTVAVSPAAMGDKMPLTVRVYRADVLVAQQVVRVGVTVRRTVLVSSTPLSRGSAVNSESLEEQEQWLAPSVAPATRSQVVGSVARARVEAGKVILAKDVEAPVVVQRGDLVSIDCVSGTVVVSTTARAKEAGREGDVIQFQSMNSKKTFDARVNGPGKAVLVAEGGL is encoded by the coding sequence ATGACCAGGCGGAGACTGGCATGGCTGGCGGCGTTCGTCACGGTGTGCGTGCTGGCGGCGGCGGCGCGGGGGCAGGAGGCCTCGAGCGTCGCGCTCAGGACGCTGGTGCGGGTGCAGGCGGGCGCGCCGGTGACGCTGGGGGATGTTGCGGAGCTGCGCGGCGAGGCCGCTGGTCTGTCCGCGGTGGGTGTGGTCGCTTCGGGCGAGTTGAAGACCGGCTCCCTGCGCGTGGAGCTGTCGCGCGTGCGCGAGCTGGTGGAGCAGAACGGGCGGGAGATGATCGGTCGGACCTCGTTCTCGGGGTCGGCCTGCGTGGTACGGGTGGCGACGGGCACGCCGGGAGCGATGCCGGTGATCGAGGCCGCTGCCCCGGTGGAGAAGAAGGATGCACCCAAAGGCGAGACCGTGCGCGACCACGTGCGGGCGCGGATCGCGCAGGCGTGCGGCGTCGACGCGGCCGACCTGCGCCTGAACTTCGAGGACGGGGCCGAGGTGCTGGACATGCCCACGGCCGGGCGGACGGTCGCGGTTTCGCCGGCGGCGATGGGTGACAAGATGCCGCTGACCGTGCGGGTGTACCGCGCTGATGTGCTCGTTGCCCAGCAGGTCGTGCGGGTCGGCGTGACGGTGCGGCGGACGGTGCTGGTGTCGAGCACGCCGCTGTCGCGCGGCAGCGCGGTGAACTCCGAGAGCCTGGAAGAGCAGGAGCAGTGGCTGGCGCCTTCAGTGGCGCCCGCGACACGCTCGCAGGTCGTCGGCAGCGTCGCACGTGCTCGCGTGGAAGCCGGAAAGGTGATCCTGGCCAAGGACGTCGAGGCGCCGGTCGTGGTGCAACGGGGGGACCTGGTGAGCATCGACTGCGTGTCCGGGACCGTCGTCGTCAGCACGACGGCGCGGGCGAAAGAGGCCGGGCGCGAGGGCGACGTGATCCAGTTCCAGAGCATGAACTCCAAGAAGACGTTCGATGCACGGGTGAACGGCCCGGGCAAGGCGGTGCTGGTGGCGGAGGGAGGTCTGTAA
- a CDS encoding flagellar basal body L-ring protein FlgH yields the protein MARMTAMLMTVGVSVAAATGAANGQSLLRRQPSPSNSPTAPAGQAAQQPSAPAASPGMMAPEPTSAPIKSDTAPSTPPAQPSTQPATPTTSSLTLRSASLMLVEAPQPKPYAVHDKVTIIIAESSSQSSQQKLDAKKDASLKAAVNKFPDLAMFLEGNLTNVGTGTIASADLTGSRNFKGDGKFERTDKFQDKIQATVIDVKPNGVLVLEARKTVGQDKEIRTLVLSGECRREDVTDNNTVLSSQLAELTILAHTEGDTKDTATKGFLTRVVEGIFNF from the coding sequence ATGGCGCGTATGACAGCGATGCTGATGACGGTGGGCGTGTCTGTTGCTGCGGCGACGGGCGCGGCGAATGGACAGAGCCTGCTGCGGCGTCAGCCTTCGCCATCAAACTCCCCCACTGCTCCTGCCGGGCAGGCAGCCCAGCAGCCGAGCGCCCCCGCTGCGTCGCCGGGCATGATGGCGCCCGAGCCGACGAGTGCGCCCATAAAGAGCGACACGGCGCCGAGCACGCCCCCCGCTCAGCCCAGCACTCAGCCCGCGACCCCCACCACCAGTTCCCTCACGCTCCGCAGTGCCAGCCTCATGCTGGTCGAGGCCCCTCAGCCCAAGCCCTACGCGGTGCACGACAAGGTCACGATCATCATCGCCGAGAGCAGCAGCCAGAGCAGCCAGCAGAAGCTGGACGCCAAGAAGGACGCGAGCCTGAAGGCGGCGGTGAACAAGTTCCCCGACCTCGCCATGTTCCTGGAAGGCAACCTGACCAACGTGGGCACGGGCACGATCGCCAGCGCCGACCTGACCGGCTCGCGGAACTTCAAGGGCGACGGCAAGTTCGAGCGGACCGACAAGTTCCAGGACAAGATCCAGGCGACGGTGATCGACGTCAAGCCCAACGGCGTGCTCGTGCTCGAGGCCCGCAAGACCGTGGGGCAGGACAAGGAGATCCGCACGCTCGTGCTCAGCGGCGAATGCCGGCGCGAGGACGTGACGGACAACAACACCGTCCTCAGCAGCCAGCTCGCCGAGCTGACGATCCTCGCCCACACCGAGGGCGACACCAAGGACACCGCGACCAAGGGCTTCCTGACGCGGGTGGTCGAGGGGATCTTCAACTTCTAA
- a CDS encoding flagellar basal body P-ring protein FlgI, protein MRIIACLATLVLTLAANATTVKELVRIKGQGESILRGYGLVVGLPGTGDSGKELAVSRPLAELLKQSGNQLGTPKELASSKSVALVSVSVTIPPAGARADDTFDVQVSALLNASSLKGGELYLCALLGPVPDKDGKIWAFAQGLVDLQDPSITTNGKVRKGARIIEDILMPPVTDTFELIIDTPYAGWAAASQIAIAINAKAQPQGPKVAVVVDERTIRVTVPEAERSDRAAFVADVLSAEVNQQLLDIPAQVICNQRTGSIIITGDVEISPVAITHKDLTITTTVPAPQPSVVNPVVTRERWAPIAPQARPSEMAKLADLIRAFKQLDIPVQEQINILQMLHKTGKLNAKLVVD, encoded by the coding sequence ATGCGAATCATCGCGTGCCTTGCGACGCTGGTGCTGACTCTGGCCGCGAATGCGACCACGGTCAAGGAGCTGGTCCGGATCAAGGGCCAGGGGGAGTCGATCCTCCGCGGCTACGGCCTGGTCGTCGGCCTGCCCGGCACCGGCGACTCGGGCAAGGAGCTGGCGGTCTCCCGACCGCTCGCCGAGCTGCTCAAGCAGAGCGGCAACCAGCTCGGCACGCCCAAGGAGCTCGCGAGTTCCAAGTCCGTGGCGCTGGTGTCCGTCTCGGTCACCATCCCCCCCGCGGGCGCCCGCGCGGACGATACCTTCGACGTGCAGGTCTCGGCACTGCTGAACGCCTCCAGCCTTAAGGGCGGCGAGCTGTACCTGTGCGCCCTGCTGGGCCCGGTGCCGGACAAGGACGGCAAGATCTGGGCCTTCGCCCAGGGGCTCGTCGACCTCCAGGACCCCTCGATCACCACCAACGGCAAGGTGCGCAAAGGCGCGCGGATCATCGAGGACATCCTGATGCCCCCGGTGACGGACACCTTCGAGCTGATCATCGACACGCCGTACGCGGGCTGGGCGGCCGCGAGCCAGATCGCGATCGCGATCAACGCCAAGGCACAGCCGCAGGGGCCCAAGGTGGCGGTGGTCGTCGATGAGCGGACCATCCGCGTGACGGTGCCCGAGGCCGAGCGCTCCGACCGCGCGGCCTTCGTCGCCGACGTTCTCTCCGCCGAAGTCAACCAGCAGCTCCTGGACATCCCGGCGCAGGTGATCTGCAACCAGCGCACGGGCTCGATCATCATCACGGGAGACGTCGAGATCAGCCCTGTCGCGATCACGCACAAGGACCTGACCATCACCACGACGGTGCCGGCTCCGCAGCCCTCGGTTGTGAACCCGGTGGTTACGCGGGAGCGGTGGGCGCCGATCGCCCCGCAGGCCAGGCCCAGCGAGATGGCCAAGCTCGCGGACTTGATCCGCGCGTTCAAACAGCTGGATATCCCGGTGCAGGAGCAGATCAACATCCTGCAGATGCTGCACAAGACGGGGAAGCTGAACGCGAAGCTCGTTGTTGATTGA
- a CDS encoding rod-binding protein → MPGLVSGSVMDPTLLRPQSRLLDEQAGFAGVMAQARGGDEGTPEQRARTAAEQLVSTALVQPIFKRLRESNNAAAPFGPNQAERMFGSMLDARHAERMVSSQRWGLVDQLARRMLTKAGVMPTPAIEVQG, encoded by the coding sequence ATGCCAGGACTGGTGAGCGGGTCCGTGATGGACCCGACCTTGCTGCGCCCGCAGTCTCGGCTGCTCGATGAGCAAGCGGGGTTCGCGGGGGTGATGGCGCAGGCTCGCGGGGGAGATGAGGGCACGCCCGAGCAGCGGGCGCGCACCGCGGCCGAGCAGCTCGTCTCCACCGCGCTGGTGCAGCCCATCTTCAAGCGGCTGCGCGAGAGCAACAACGCCGCGGCCCCGTTCGGCCCCAACCAGGCGGAACGGATGTTCGGCTCGATGCTCGACGCCCGTCACGCAGAGCGGATGGTGTCCTCGCAACGCTGGGGGCTGGTGGATCAGTTGGCACGCCGCATGCTGACGAAGGCTGGAGTGATGCCCACGCCCGCGATTGAGGTTCAGGGATGA
- the flgN gene encoding flagellar export chaperone FlgN, whose amino-acid sequence MIQGTNANPMNAEVLCERLESLLDSLAAAYTRLGEQAAAHREAIRNADAAAIGLATAAQSRSVEILAKLEQERRELVAAACTRFVPLAGKRATAITLTDLCACVPAGEQKRLKTRSNDLRTLIERVNEETNTIRAATVSLVAHMEGLMRQVGRQLSHAGTYTRRGYVEAGGMVVSALDLRS is encoded by the coding sequence ATGATTCAAGGTACGAACGCCAACCCGATGAACGCAGAAGTGCTGTGCGAGCGCCTGGAGTCGCTGCTCGACAGTCTCGCGGCCGCCTACACGCGCCTCGGCGAACAGGCCGCGGCCCACCGCGAGGCGATCCGCAACGCCGACGCTGCCGCCATCGGCTTGGCCACCGCGGCTCAATCCCGCAGTGTCGAGATCCTCGCCAAGCTCGAGCAGGAGCGCCGCGAACTCGTGGCGGCCGCGTGCACGCGCTTCGTGCCCCTCGCGGGCAAGCGGGCGACCGCCATCACGCTCACCGACCTCTGCGCCTGCGTGCCCGCCGGCGAGCAGAAGCGACTCAAGACCAGGAGCAACGACCTCCGCACGCTGATCGAGCGTGTGAACGAAGAGACGAACACCATCCGGGCCGCGACTGTCTCGCTGGTGGCGCACATGGAAGGACTCATGCGGCAGGTCGGCCGGCAGCTCAGCCACGCCGGCACGTACACGCGCCGCGGCTACGTCGAAGCGGGCGGCATGGTCGTTTCAGCGCTGGACCTGCGGAGCTAG
- the flgK gene encoding flagellar hook-associated protein FlgK: protein MSLTDAIQIGRSALSAAQIGIQVAGNNMANAATPGYSRQVARYLPARGDQSIPGIQIGNGVLVRSVQRQVDNALQGRLWNGGSDFFSAATKSGIFSQIEAALGELGDHDLSSELSAFFNSWSERGNQTQSSAAVVQQGDRLAGFIKNLRSQLVDQQRQIDDQMGATVSRGNELLRQVAQLNGTIAQAEVSGATANTLRDQRDGILSELASIMDINVVDHGQQGVDVLVGSTPVVLGGAVRELQVKRTVVDGETQIAIATAADGQTLNITSGALGALVGSRVSAVAGTIDKLDRLASQLIFEVNKLHSTGVNAAGLSSTMGTLAFGASDRNLALNDAGNQITSRLPFAAKNGYFTVNVRNKDTGAVESVRINVDLDGINAGGAAGTTDDTSAADIVAAIGAIPGLTAGFTADGKVSVQAATGFDFSFADDTSGAVALLGLNSYFKGTDGTDIGVRADLVSDPGLLTAGRMVNGQFVENGTAMEIAGLQSRGLPGLDGQTLQGLWRESVQEVAGQASAADTAARASAVVLESLESQRAGISGVSIDEESINLLEFQRQYQAAAKVISTAQELTNILLGIMG, encoded by the coding sequence ATGAGCCTCACCGACGCCATCCAGATCGGCCGCTCCGCACTGTCCGCCGCTCAGATCGGCATCCAGGTCGCCGGCAACAACATGGCCAACGCGGCCACACCGGGCTACTCGCGCCAAGTCGCGCGGTACCTGCCCGCACGCGGCGACCAGTCCATCCCCGGCATTCAGATCGGCAACGGCGTGCTCGTGCGCTCCGTGCAGCGGCAGGTCGACAACGCCCTGCAGGGACGGCTATGGAACGGCGGCTCTGACTTTTTCTCCGCCGCGACGAAGTCCGGCATCTTCTCGCAGATCGAGGCCGCGCTGGGCGAGCTGGGCGACCACGACCTCTCCAGCGAGCTCTCGGCGTTCTTCAACAGCTGGTCGGAGCGGGGCAACCAGACGCAGAGCAGCGCGGCGGTGGTGCAGCAGGGCGACCGTCTCGCGGGGTTCATCAAGAACCTCCGCTCGCAGCTCGTCGACCAGCAGCGGCAGATCGACGACCAGATGGGCGCGACCGTCAGCCGCGGCAACGAGCTGCTGCGGCAGGTCGCGCAGCTCAACGGCACCATCGCGCAGGCCGAGGTCTCTGGCGCGACCGCCAACACCCTCCGCGACCAGCGCGACGGTATCCTCTCCGAGCTCGCGTCGATCATGGACATCAACGTCGTCGACCACGGCCAGCAGGGTGTGGACGTGCTCGTGGGCTCCACGCCGGTCGTACTCGGCGGCGCGGTCCGCGAGCTGCAGGTGAAGCGCACGGTTGTTGATGGCGAGACGCAGATCGCGATCGCTACGGCGGCGGATGGGCAGACGCTGAACATCACCTCGGGCGCGCTGGGAGCGCTGGTCGGGTCGCGCGTGAGCGCCGTCGCCGGCACCATCGACAAGCTCGACCGCCTCGCCAGCCAGCTCATCTTCGAGGTCAACAAGCTGCACAGCACGGGTGTGAACGCCGCAGGGCTGTCGAGCACGATGGGGACGCTGGCGTTCGGGGCTTCTGACCGCAACCTGGCGCTCAACGACGCGGGCAACCAGATCACCTCGCGCCTGCCCTTCGCCGCCAAGAACGGCTACTTCACCGTCAACGTGCGGAACAAGGACACCGGCGCCGTTGAGAGCGTGCGGATCAACGTCGACCTCGACGGCATCAATGCCGGCGGCGCTGCTGGAACGACCGACGACACCTCCGCCGCGGACATCGTCGCCGCGATCGGCGCCATCCCCGGCCTCACGGCGGGCTTCACCGCCGACGGCAAGGTGAGCGTGCAGGCCGCGACGGGCTTTGACTTCAGCTTCGCCGACGACACCTCCGGCGCGGTGGCGCTGCTCGGGCTCAACTCGTACTTCAAGGGCACGGACGGCACCGACATCGGCGTCCGCGCCGACCTGGTCAGCGACCCCGGCCTGCTCACCGCAGGCCGCATGGTGAACGGCCAGTTCGTCGAGAACGGCACGGCCATGGAGATCGCGGGCCTTCAGTCCCGCGGGCTGCCGGGGCTTGACGGCCAGACGCTCCAGGGCCTCTGGCGCGAGAGCGTGCAGGAGGTCGCGGGCCAGGCGTCCGCCGCCGATACCGCCGCCAGAGCCTCGGCCGTGGTGCTCGAAAGCCTGGAATCGCAGCGTGCGGGCATCAGCGGGGTCAGCATCGACGAGGAGTCGATCAACCTGCTCGAGTTCCAGCGGCAGTACCAAGCCGCGGCGAAGGTGATCAGCACGGCGCAGGAGCTCACGAACATCCTGCTGGGGATCATGGGATGA
- a CDS encoding flagellin, with protein sequence MSSIPNGLARVSNLMASRMALANINRSNVGLLRVSEQIATGRAVLRPSDDIIRAATISVLDDRLDRSVQLRRNLSHAAASLDVIDSALGAANDLAQQAKGIASQQLNVGSTASERASQAIVIDQMIQSLLNTANTQSVAGYVFGGSTTSRPPVEAFGTGFRYRGEGSGLITDLGQASGAPITIGATAISGISARVRGSVDLNPGLSPTTPLSDLNGARGLGVALGTVSLSIDGGAPITIDLEGAATADDVAKRIDSAVRQYESDNGVTILGPGGVGVGGDWFNIDVGAGHTLRFSDVGSGTAALDLGLTDTTPFDFTQAASAGRSTDPRLTLETSIGSLMGVSGALGSIRLANAGRTAIVDLSGAQTIQDVRNLIEGTGLGVRVRVNSAGTGIDIVNEVSAGSGGALSISEVAGQGHTATRLGIRSLSGATRVSDLNFGRGVQVVDGVINQSTGIYDQALNDDIEITLGEGTKVRIDLRPSDLSDMQSLLSRINTQLASALTMAGLDPTDLVATIPDGANGIALVQNATFPDPISVRALNNSKAAEQLGLLNTTYDFGSATLRGEDRAKVRVDDLFTRLIDLRDALRANDTSGITLAGEGLDATIASLVETRGTVGGYARRVDDAEMREVERATTDTKARSDLRDVDFTEASSRFALLQTQLEAGLRITALTQSRSLLDFLG encoded by the coding sequence ATGAGCAGCATTCCAAACGGGCTGGCACGCGTGTCGAACCTGATGGCCTCGCGCATGGCGCTGGCGAACATCAACCGCTCAAACGTCGGCCTGCTGCGCGTGAGCGAGCAGATCGCCACCGGGCGCGCGGTGCTGCGGCCCAGCGACGACATCATCAGAGCGGCGACCATTTCGGTGCTCGACGATCGGCTCGACCGCTCGGTGCAGCTGCGCCGCAACCTCAGCCACGCCGCGGCCTCGCTCGACGTGATCGACTCGGCCCTCGGCGCGGCCAACGACCTCGCCCAGCAGGCCAAGGGCATCGCCAGCCAGCAGCTCAATGTCGGCAGCACCGCGAGCGAGCGGGCTAGCCAGGCCATCGTCATCGACCAGATGATCCAGAGCCTGCTGAACACCGCCAACACGCAGTCGGTCGCGGGGTACGTCTTCGGCGGCTCCACCACCTCGCGCCCGCCGGTCGAGGCCTTCGGTACCGGCTTCCGCTACCGCGGCGAGGGCTCCGGCCTCATCACCGACCTCGGCCAGGCGAGCGGGGCGCCGATCACCATCGGCGCGACCGCCATCTCCGGCATCTCCGCGCGCGTGCGCGGGTCGGTGGACCTCAACCCCGGCCTGAGCCCGACCACGCCGCTCTCCGACCTCAACGGCGCCCGCGGCCTGGGCGTGGCCCTCGGCACCGTTTCGCTCTCAATCGACGGCGGCGCGCCGATCACGATCGATCTCGAAGGAGCCGCGACCGCGGACGATGTCGCCAAGCGGATCGACAGCGCCGTGCGGCAGTACGAGTCCGATAACGGCGTCACCATCCTCGGCCCTGGCGGCGTGGGCGTTGGCGGCGACTGGTTCAATATAGATGTGGGCGCGGGGCACACCCTGCGGTTCTCGGACGTGGGCAGCGGCACCGCCGCGCTCGACCTGGGCCTGACCGACACGACCCCCTTCGACTTCACGCAGGCAGCGTCGGCGGGCCGCAGCACCGACCCGCGCCTGACCCTCGAGACCTCCATCGGCTCGCTCATGGGCGTCAGCGGCGCGCTCGGCTCCATCCGCCTGGCAAACGCCGGGCGCACGGCGATCGTCGACCTCTCCGGTGCACAGACCATTCAGGACGTGCGCAACCTCATCGAGGGCACCGGACTGGGCGTGCGGGTGCGGGTCAACAGCGCCGGCACCGGCATCGACATCGTCAACGAGGTCTCCGCCGGCAGCGGGGGCGCCCTCTCCATCAGTGAGGTCGCCGGCCAGGGCCACACGGCCACGCGCCTGGGCATCCGTTCGCTCTCGGGTGCGACGCGCGTCTCGGACCTCAACTTCGGGCGAGGCGTGCAGGTGGTCGACGGTGTCATCAACCAGTCCACCGGCATCTATGACCAGGCCCTCAACGACGATATCGAGATCACACTCGGCGAAGGGACCAAGGTCCGTATCGACCTGCGGCCCAGCGATCTCTCCGACATGCAGTCGCTGCTCAGCCGAATCAACACGCAACTTGCCTCGGCCCTGACGATGGCGGGTTTGGACCCGACGGACCTGGTGGCCACGATCCCGGACGGCGCGAACGGCATCGCCCTCGTGCAGAACGCGACATTCCCGGACCCCATCTCGGTCAGGGCGCTCAACAACTCGAAGGCCGCGGAGCAGCTGGGGCTGCTGAACACCACATACGACTTCGGCAGCGCAACTTTGAGGGGTGAGGACCGTGCAAAGGTGCGCGTGGACGACCTGTTCACGCGCCTGATCGACCTGCGTGATGCGCTGCGGGCCAACGACACTTCTGGCATCACCCTTGCTGGAGAGGGACTCGACGCCACCATCGCGTCCCTGGTCGAGACCCGGGGCACGGTGGGCGGCTACGCCCGACGAGTGGACGACGCGGAGATGCGCGAGGTGGAACGAGCCACGACGGACACCAAGGCCCGTAGCGACCTGCGGGACGTGGACTTCACCGAGGCGTCCTCGCGGTTTGCCCTCCTCCAGACGCAGCTGGAAGCGGGACTGAGGATCACGGCTTTGACGCAGTCGAGGAGCCTGCTGGACTTCCTTGGCTGA
- a CDS encoding flagellar assembly protein FliW, whose amino-acid sequence MEVRTTRFGVVSIAEDRVIHFPKGLLGFTNQTRFCLLEPGEDACFFWLQSIDEPSLAFVITDPSLFVPEYSVPIRPEQMTELKLNKLEDAQVFVIVNKVDTTLTGNLQGPLVINTLTRTGEQMVLAERRWTTRHPLVKVATQQVAAALSA is encoded by the coding sequence ATGGAAGTGCGTACGACACGATTCGGAGTGGTGAGCATCGCGGAGGACCGCGTGATCCACTTCCCCAAGGGCCTGCTGGGCTTCACCAACCAGACCCGCTTCTGCCTGCTGGAGCCGGGCGAGGACGCCTGCTTCTTCTGGCTGCAGTCCATCGACGAGCCGAGCCTGGCGTTCGTGATTACCGACCCCAGCCTGTTCGTCCCCGAGTACTCCGTCCCGATCCGCCCCGAGCAGATGACCGAGCTCAAGCTCAACAAGCTCGAGGACGCCCAGGTCTTCGTGATCGTCAACAAGGTGGACACCACCCTCACCGGCAACCTCCAGGGGCCGCTGGTGATCAACACCCTCACCCGCACCGGCGAGCAGATGGTCCTGGCGGAGCGCCGCTGGACCACCCGCCACCCGCTGGTGAAGGTGGCCACGCAGCAGGTCGCGGCCGCGCTGTCGGCCTGA
- the csrA gene encoding carbon storage regulator CsrA — MLVLSRQRDETIMIGDEIEITVVDIRGDKVRLGITAPTRIAVHRKEVYEAIRQENEQAARISGSELNGLSGEILPGPARSKVRARTSGLASQAPQTPYINGTRVSRPGEQRRAL; from the coding sequence ATGCTGGTGCTATCCCGGCAGCGCGACGAGACGATCATGATCGGGGACGAGATCGAGATCACCGTGGTGGACATCCGCGGCGACAAGGTCCGTCTGGGGATCACGGCTCCGACACGCATCGCCGTTCATCGCAAAGAGGTCTACGAAGCCATCAGGCAGGAGAACGAGCAGGCGGCACGGATCAGCGGCAGCGAGCTGAACGGGCTGTCGGGCGAGATCCTGCCGGGGCCCGCACGGTCCAAGGTCCGGGCGCGGACCAGCGGCCTGGCCAGCCAGGCGCCGCAGACGCCGTACATCAACGGCACCCGGGTTTCGCGGCCCGGCGAGCAGCGCAGGGCCCTGTAA